The genomic DNA GTCGACGAGGCGGACGATATGATCGACCTGCCGCGACATGATCGCATGCAGCTCGGCCCGCATTTCTTCTTGGCCTTCCAGATCGCTGAGGAGCGCCAGCGCATTGCGAATCGGAGCGAGCGGGTTTCGCAATTCATGCGCAAGCATCGCGAGAAACTCATCTTTTCGGCGGTCGGCCTCGCGCAACTCTTGATGCAGCCGGGCGTTTTCCAAGGCGATCGAAGCACGGCGTGCCAAATCTTTCGCGACGTCGAGGTCTTGCGAGTGATAAGTGCGTCGCAGATCGGAAAGCCCGAAGACGATTCGGCCGATCACGCGCGACTCGATCGACAACGTCACCCCGATCAGCGAGCGAGGCGCAAGAGACGCGAGCGCCGAGTTCGTCGGGTTCGTAGATGGATCGGCACCGAGCATGCGAGCCATCGCCTCGGGCTCCGCGGTGAGTTGCGAACCGCTGGATGCTTCCTCGCCGGCGCCGCGGATGCCGACAGTGGGGCGCAAGTCGGCCAGGATCGATTCTCGCGATGCATCGCCGTGAACACGGATGGCGTGCTCCCGGCTGCCGTCCGCTCCGAGCAGATCGACGAGGCACCAATCTGCGAATTGCGGCACGGCCAGATGGGCGATTTTTTGAATCGTGCTGGTGAAGTCGACGAGCGTGGCGAAGGCTTCGCTGGCGGTGGAAAGAAAATGGGTGCGGCGTTCGGCGCGCCGACGTTCGGTGATGTCGTGGAAGACGAGCACAACGCCGCGAACCACTCCGTCTTCGGAGCGAATCGGAGCGGCGCTGTCGTCGATCGAGATACGTCGACCGTGGCGCGTGAGCAACTCCGTGTGGTTCGCGAGACCGACCGTCACGTTGTCGCGCAGCACTTTGGCGACTGGATTCTCGACCGCTTTCTCGGTTCCTTCTTGAACGATGCGGAACACCTCTTCCAACGGCTTTCCTTCGGCGTCGGCCGCGTTCCATTCCGTGAGCGTTTCGGCGCAAGGATTTAAGAACGTGATCCGGCCTTCGGCATCGGTCGCCATGACGGCATCGCCGATGCTCGCGAGCGTGACCCGAAACCACTCCCGCTGCTCGCGCAGCGACTTTTCGGCATTCTTACGTTCGGCGATCTCCAGTCGCAGGGCTTCGTTCGCGGCGAAAAGCTCGTGAGTTCGATCCGTTACTTCACGTTCGAGGGCCTCGGGCGTCTTCATCCGCAATACGCGGGGGACATTCGGAATGAGCGCCGCTACGGTCGCCCAAGAAACGACCGCGGTCACGAACTTGATGGTCCCTGCCAGTCGATAAGCCGGCCACCAGAAGATGATCGCATCCATGAGATGCGTCGTTCCGCAGGCCAAAATGAAAGCGCCGAACAAGAGGAAGACCTTCTTAAACGGCAAGTCTTTCTTCCGGGCGGCGAAATAAACCAGGATGCCGGGAATCGTATAGTAGGCGCTCCAGATTGCGAGGTCGGAGCAGATATGCAACCAACCGTGCGCATCGGTCCAGTTACCGCAATGCCACCGCGCCGGAAAGTCCGACGTCTCGAACAGGTGCGTGAAAAAAGAAATCATAGAGCAGTACGTGTTTTTTTGATGGAGCGAAGGAAAGGAAGCTCGACGTCGGCTTATGTGCCGCGGACGAACGGCCTAACGCTCGCGTGGTGAATCTACGGCCGTGTGATTATTCGATGGAATCGAATCTTTAACTACTCTCGCGCAACGAAATTAGCGGAAGAAAACGCCGGCGACGGCAACTGCTATCATGACGGAAGCCGTCGAGATCTTGGCCAGCGAACCCAACAGCCGGCCCCAAAAAGCCGCTTGTCCGACGCGCAGGCTATGGTCGAATCCTTGACCTTTCCAGAATTCCCCGAGCATCGCCCCGACCAGCGATCCCGCGCATGCCCCGACGACCGTGCCGACGATCGGAACCGGTATCGCCGCGGTGCCGACGATCGCTCCGACGAACGAGCCCACGATCGCCAGCAGCGCTCCGCGCCGGCTCCCTCCTAAGCGTTTCACGCCCATCGCCGCCGAAGCGGTCTCGGCGACTTCCCCCAGCACCGCCGCGACGGCAAGCACCGCGACGAGTTGCCAACTGAGTGTCCAGCGCGAATCCTCGGGCATGATCGCGGCGTAGACGGTCGACGCCCCGAGGATCAGCCAATTTCCCGGAAGGTTAAGAACCGTAAGTACCCAGCCGCAGCCGAGAGCGCAAAGAAAGAGACCGACTTCCAAGAACGTCGTCAAAGCCTGCATCATGAGCATCCGGTGTTTCGAAGCAAGGGAACTCTATTGCCATGATACCGCAACGAGGGTGTTCCGTCCCGACAGACTGGTCTCCCCCTCATACGCTCAGCGGCTAAAATAGATGGAAAGCATGTTCTTACCCGCGCTGGGTCGCATGGAGATTTCGTTTTGGCGAAGCTGAAGAAGGTCAAGCGTACTGAAGCGCCGTTGCTGCCGATTGTCGATGCCGGCAGCGTTCCGACTTCGTCGCAACGTTTGTTTGCCGATCTGCGTATCGCCGCGGCGTGTCTGCTGTTGGCCGCGGCCACTTACGCCACCTATCGCGAAAGTTTGTCCGGCCGGCTGTTCTTCGATGACCACGTGACGGTCGAGACGAATACGCATGTCCACGCGCTCGTGAACCCGCTCACGCGCTGGAAATGGGCCACCTGGGTCAAGGCCGCTACTTCCGCGGCCGATACGCCGCTGACGGGCCGACCCGTCGTCTCGCTGTCGTTCTCGTTGAATCATTGGTGGGCTGCCGCCATCTATCCTTCCTCGATGCCGGGCTTCGAAGGACATTTGCCGGTTCATACGCCGTTTTTTCACTATGTGAATCTCGCGATCCACATCCTCGTCACCTGGGCCTTGTTCGCCATGGTGCGACGGACGTTGCAAGCGCCGAACTTCGGCGGACGCCATCTACGCTCGGCCGGCGTTTGGGCATTTTGCATTGCCCTGATTTGGGCCGTGCATCCGTTGAATACCGAGGCTGTCGTCTACTTAACGCAACGGACGGAACAAGTCGTCTCGCTATTCCTCTTGCTGACGCTCTATTGCGCCGCCCGAGCGCTCGATGCGCGCAGCGTCGGCCGGCGACGCACCTGGGAGGTCGCCGCGGTCGTGGCGTGCGTGCTCGGCATGGGAAGCAAGGAGAACATGATCGCGGCTCCGCTGCTGCTCCTGGCCTACGATCGTGCGTTTCGCTTTCCCGATTGGCGCACGACGCTCCGCTCGCGCCCGTGGTTCTATCTCGCGATCGCCGCTACGTGGGGAGTGCTCGCGTACATCATGTGGCATAATCCTCGCGGCAGTACCGTCGGTTTCCAGCACGAACACCTCCCCTGGTACGAATATCTCATTACCCAGTGTTGGTGTTTGTGGCGTTATTTCTGGCTCACGCTCTTTCCGCTCGGAAGCCAACTCTGCGTCGACTACGGACGCCGCCCGGTTCTCGAATTCCAACATACCGCACCCGGCGCTTTGCTCGTCTTCACGTTGCTCGGCGTCACCGCTTGGGGCTGGCTGCGGCGTCCTTGGATCGGATTCCTCGGGACTTGGTTCTTCCTCATTCTCGCTCCCACTTCGAGCTTCTACCCGATCGTCACCGAAGTCGGAGCGGAACGGCGCATGTATCTCCCTTCGGCCGCGATCTTGATCGGCTTGGTAGCCGCGATCGTCGGCCTCGGTGGGTTCGTGCGAGCGCTCGGGCCAAAACCGCGCTCGACGTCGAGCTTCGATCGCGTCACGGCGATCGGACTGCTGACGACGGCCTGCGCGGCCGCGCTGCTCGGATACACGAGCCACAACCGCAACAAAGTTTATCAAAACGACCTGACGCTCTACGGCCACATCGTCGATGTGTTTCCCTGGAACGATCGCGGCCACAGCAACTACGGCAAGGTCTGCGTAGACCACCGGCTGACCGATCGGGCATTAGACAACTTCAACCGAGCCGTCGCGATCGATCCCGAATATATCGATGCCTTCACCAATCGCGCGGTCGTATTTATCGGTGAAGGGCGTCGACGCAGCCTCGACTTGTCGATCGCCGATTCGTCGGAAGCGTTGAATCTGCAATATTGGAATACCAATGCGATGAACAACCGCGCCTCGGCGTACATGCTCTCGAAGATATTCGATCGAGCCCTCGCCGATTTCAAAACGATGATCGCTTACGGCCCGACCTCATTCGAGGCACGCTTCGGCCAAGCGAACGTCTATCTGCAAATGGGAGAAACCGATCCTAAATACTATCTCGATGCGCTGAACTCGATCGAGGAAGCCCTGCGTATCAATCCTCGCTCCTACCGCTGCTATAGCACTCGCGCAGCGATCCTCGTTCGCTTGGAACGTCCGGAAGAAGCGGTCCTCGCGTTCAACAGCGCGCTGGAAATGATCGCTCTCGAAGCTCGGCAACTCCCTCCGGAAAGCGCCGATGCGCGCAGTTGGAAGGCCGTCGATGCGGCGTTGCTCCGCATTACCGCCGACCGCCGCACCGTCGATGAGTCGCTGCGCGAAGCGACGCTTCCGTTTCCCCATCGGGTCACGATGGCGGCGATTTTCAACAATCGTGCCGATGCGAATCGTCGCGCAGCGAAACTGCGTAACAATCCGAAATTGCGCGAGCGGGCTTTAGACGATCTCTCGCGCGCCATCTTTCTCGACGATGCGAATCCCAACCACTATCTCATGCGAGGAGAGATTTATCTCGAAAAGGATCGCTACGGCGAAGCGATGTTGGATTTCGACCAAGCAGTGACCCTCGCGCCGAATTGGATCGACGCCTTGCGTGGTCGGATTCAAACGGCGACGAAGATGCAGAACTTCGAGCTCGCGGCACAAGATGCCGAGCGGCTTCGCAAACTCCGCGTCCCTCTCGATGAGGCCACGAACAAGCTCGTCGACGACGCCATCAGCCGCGCCGGGCGACGCTGAACTGCCGGTGCTGAATCGGCAACGAACGACGGCGAGGCAAACCGATGCTTGCCTCGCCGTGTAGGTGAACGTCTCGACGACTACGCGGCCGCTCTACTTGCCGGCCGGTGCCTTCGCTTCGATCGGGCGAATCTTGATATTGCGATAGGCCACGAGGTTGCCGTGGTCTTGCAGGCAAATCAATCCCGACGTCGGCTTGCCGAAGTTGGCATAGGCTTTGAATTTGCTCTTCGCCAACCGCGAGTTCCAATCGTCGCTCCCGATGACGTAGTCGAAATACTTGACGCCGTTCATCGTGTGTTCGCACTTCTCCGGCGTAATCAGAATTCGTAGTTCGTTCCATTCGCCGGCGGGCTTCGTCGCATCTTTGTCCGACGAATAAAACTCATAAAGCCAGCCGCACTTCTGCGGATCGTGGCCTGCCTTGTTGTCTTGAATTTGAATTTCAGGACCCGTCTGCCAAGGGGAGCCTTCCGTCTCGGTCACATGGAACATGACGCCGCTGTTGCCTCCCGGCGAAATGTTGAACTCTAGCTTCAACTCGAACGCACCGTATTCGCCCGTGGTCACGATGTCGCCGGCTCCCTTATCGCTTCGGGTCATTGCCCCGTCGACGATCTTCCAGCCCTCTCCGACCCCTTGCTTCTTGTAATTGCGCCAGCCCGCGGTCGACTTACCGTCGAACAACAATTTCCAACCTTGGGTCGCTTCTTCGGCGGTGAGCTCGTTCAGCTTCTCTTCGGCCGCAACCGGTGCGGCTAGGGCGAACATCAACGCAAATAATCCGACACTAGCAAAGGGCGAACGAAACATGAAGCGACTCCGATAAGGGAAAAAGGCGCACGACCGGCCAAGGCATTTTCTCGGGCTATTTTGGCCCATGCGTCGCTCGGCCGCAACGGGCCGCCAGAGAGCGATCGAAAGTAGCTTGCCCCTAGGAATTCCGGAGCGTACTCTGGCACAGCCGGCCGATCCGTTCGTTCGCTCGGCCGATCTTCCTACCGCTCAGCTTCCCTACCATGCGCTCTACTCGAATCTACGCTCTAGAAATTTACGCTGCGACCATCTCGACGCTGATCTTCGGCGGCCTCTCGGCGTCCACCGTCGCGGCGGCCGATAAGCTGCCGACGTTCACGACCATCGCCGAGGCAGGCGACGATTACTTCTTCCAAGGCGAGTTCAGCGGCAACGTCGCTTCCTACGGCCGGTGCGGGCTACAGGTCATCGCCGAAGGTAAGAACCAGTTTCGCGGCATCTTGCTTCCCGGAGGACTTCCCGGCGAAGGTTGGAATCACGCGCAGCGCATCGAGTTTCTCGGCGCGCGCGAAGGCTCGAAGATGCAACTCTCCGCTGCCGGCACGGTCATCGATGTCCAAGTCGGCACGGCCGTGATTCGCGATCCGTCGGGCCGGCAACTGGGAGTTTTGCGCCGGGCCTCGCGCGTCAGTCCGACGATGGGCCTTGCGGCACCGCAAAACGCAGTCGTGCTCTTCAACGGCACGTCGACGTCGGAGTTCGATCCGCGTGCGAAGATCGCGCCGAACGGCTCGTTGATGCACGGCACGGAAACGAAGCGGACGGTGAAGGACTTCCATCTGCATTTGGAATTCCGTCTCCCCTTCATGCCGACGGCCCGCGGTCAAGCGCGGGGGAATAGCGGCGTCTACATTCAAAAACGCTACGAGGTTCAGATTCTCGATTCGTTCGGGCTCGAAGGCATTCACAACGAGTGTGCAGGCCTTTATAAAACAAAAGCGCCGGACACGAACCTCTGCCTGCCGCCGCTGGCGTGGCAAACCTACGATATCGATTTCCGGGCCGCACGCTTCGACACAGCCGGAAAGAAGGTCGCCGATGCTCGGATCACGGTCGTACATAACGGCTATCCGGTGCATAGCGACGTCGCGATTCCGAACAAGACCGGCGGCGGATCGCAAGAAGGCCCGCAAGCGTTGCCGATTTTGTTGCAAGACCACGGCAACCCGATCGAGTATCGCAACATTTGGATCGTGAATCGGTAGTCTGCAGATCGGAAGCGGCGCATGGCAGGAGCCTCGAACCCCGTCCGTTATTGTCGACGATTCGCTTACGTCTCGGTGTCGATCTTGCTGCTGGTTTCTCTCGTCCGTCTCGGCGGCGAGTTGCAACGTCGGGCTGCATTTCCCTGGGATCTGCTCACCTGCTTCGAATCGCCGCACCTCGCGGCTCTCATCAAGCTCCGGCAAG from Planctomycetia bacterium includes the following:
- a CDS encoding DUF1080 domain-containing protein, which produces MRSTRIYALEIYAATISTLIFGGLSASTVAAADKLPTFTTIAEAGDDYFFQGEFSGNVASYGRCGLQVIAEGKNQFRGILLPGGLPGEGWNHAQRIEFLGAREGSKMQLSAAGTVIDVQVGTAVIRDPSGRQLGVLRRASRVSPTMGLAAPQNAVVLFNGTSTSEFDPRAKIAPNGSLMHGTETKRTVKDFHLHLEFRLPFMPTARGQARGNSGVYIQKRYEVQILDSFGLEGIHNECAGLYKTKAPDTNLCLPPLAWQTYDIDFRAARFDTAGKKVADARITVVHNGYPVHSDVAIPNKTGGGSQEGPQALPILLQDHGNPIEYRNIWIVNR
- a CDS encoding response regulator, which gives rise to MISFFTHLFETSDFPARWHCGNWTDAHGWLHICSDLAIWSAYYTIPGILVYFAARKKDLPFKKVFLLFGAFILACGTTHLMDAIIFWWPAYRLAGTIKFVTAVVSWATVAALIPNVPRVLRMKTPEALEREVTDRTHELFAANEALRLEIAERKNAEKSLREQREWFRVTLASIGDAVMATDAEGRITFLNPCAETLTEWNAADAEGKPLEEVFRIVQEGTEKAVENPVAKVLRDNVTVGLANHTELLTRHGRRISIDDSAAPIRSEDGVVRGVVLVFHDITERRRAERRTHFLSTASEAFATLVDFTSTIQKIAHLAVPQFADWCLVDLLGADGSREHAIRVHGDASRESILADLRPTVGIRGAGEEASSGSQLTAEPEAMARMLGADPSTNPTNSALASLAPRSLIGVTLSIESRVIGRIVFGLSDLRRTYHSQDLDVAKDLARRASIALENARLHQELREADRRKDEFLAMLAHELRNPLAPIRNALALLSDLEGQEEMRAELHAIMSRQVDHIVRLVDDLLDVSRIMRGKIELRLESVSLEDVLRRAVETTLPLFDHKRQKVELTFTPEPIHLKADSVRLCQVVSNLLHNASKYSPEGAHVRLFVTREQGGVAIHVRDEGMGIEKVLLPKVFDLFTQSDRSVERAQGGLGIGLTVVRSIVEMHGGTVEAHSEGPDLGSEFIVRLANEVATTVERREEWKPGPVLPLKVLVVEDNVGSAMTLATMLRKFWKHEVVVAYDGISAVEKAEEFLPQLVLLDIGLPGLSGYEVAKRLRERPRLAPIYLVALTGYGQSEDRRRSLDAGFDDHMVKPVSVKVLEEIFPHVLPAART
- a CDS encoding DUF456 domain-containing protein gives rise to the protein MMQALTTFLEVGLFLCALGCGWVLTVLNLPGNWLILGASTVYAAIMPEDSRWTLSWQLVAVLAVAAVLGEVAETASAAMGVKRLGGSRRGALLAIVGSFVGAIVGTAAIPVPIVGTVVGACAGSLVGAMLGEFWKGQGFDHSLRVGQAAFWGRLLGSLAKISTASVMIAVAVAGVFFR
- a CDS encoding tetratricopeptide repeat protein — translated: MAKLKKVKRTEAPLLPIVDAGSVPTSSQRLFADLRIAAACLLLAAATYATYRESLSGRLFFDDHVTVETNTHVHALVNPLTRWKWATWVKAATSAADTPLTGRPVVSLSFSLNHWWAAAIYPSSMPGFEGHLPVHTPFFHYVNLAIHILVTWALFAMVRRTLQAPNFGGRHLRSAGVWAFCIALIWAVHPLNTEAVVYLTQRTEQVVSLFLLLTLYCAARALDARSVGRRRTWEVAAVVACVLGMGSKENMIAAPLLLLAYDRAFRFPDWRTTLRSRPWFYLAIAATWGVLAYIMWHNPRGSTVGFQHEHLPWYEYLITQCWCLWRYFWLTLFPLGSQLCVDYGRRPVLEFQHTAPGALLVFTLLGVTAWGWLRRPWIGFLGTWFFLILAPTSSFYPIVTEVGAERRMYLPSAAILIGLVAAIVGLGGFVRALGPKPRSTSSFDRVTAIGLLTTACAAALLGYTSHNRNKVYQNDLTLYGHIVDVFPWNDRGHSNYGKVCVDHRLTDRALDNFNRAVAIDPEYIDAFTNRAVVFIGEGRRRSLDLSIADSSEALNLQYWNTNAMNNRASAYMLSKIFDRALADFKTMIAYGPTSFEARFGQANVYLQMGETDPKYYLDALNSIEEALRINPRSYRCYSTRAAILVRLERPEEAVLAFNSALEMIALEARQLPPESADARSWKAVDAALLRITADRRTVDESLREATLPFPHRVTMAAIFNNRADANRRAAKLRNNPKLRERALDDLSRAIFLDDANPNHYLMRGEIYLEKDRYGEAMLDFDQAVTLAPNWIDALRGRIQTATKMQNFELAAQDAERLRKLRVPLDEATNKLVDDAISRAGRR
- a CDS encoding DUF1080 domain-containing protein yields the protein MFRSPFASVGLFALMFALAAPVAAEEKLNELTAEEATQGWKLLFDGKSTAGWRNYKKQGVGEGWKIVDGAMTRSDKGAGDIVTTGEYGAFELKLEFNISPGGNSGVMFHVTETEGSPWQTGPEIQIQDNKAGHDPQKCGWLYEFYSSDKDATKPAGEWNELRILITPEKCEHTMNGVKYFDYVIGSDDWNSRLAKSKFKAYANFGKPTSGLICLQDHGNLVAYRNIKIRPIEAKAPAGK